A window of Zingiber officinale cultivar Zhangliang chromosome 5A, Zo_v1.1, whole genome shotgun sequence contains these coding sequences:
- the LOC121981972 gene encoding 40S ribosomal protein S9-2 has product MVHVSFYRNYGKTFKKPRRPYEKERLDAELKLVGEYGLRCKRELWRVQYALSRIRNAARELLTLDEKNPRRIFEGEALLRRMNRYGLLEEGQNKLDYVLALTVENFLERRLQTLVFKSGMAKSIHHARVLIRQRHIRVGRQVVNIPSFMVRVDSAKHIDFSLTSPFGGGRPGRVKRKNQKAAAKKAAGGDGDEDDEE; this is encoded by the exons ATGGTGCATGTCAGTTTCTACCGCAACT ATGGGAAGACCTTCAAGAAGCCCCGCCGGCCCTACGAGAAAGAGCGGCTGGACGCGGAGCTGAAGCTAGTGGGCGAGTATGGCCTCCGATGCAAGCGCGAACTCTGGAGGGTTCAGTACGCTCTCAGCCGTATCCGGAACGCCGCTAGGGAACTCCTCACGCTCGATGAGAAAAACCCCCGCCGGATCTTTGAGGGCGAGGCCCTACTCCGGAGGATGAACCGTTACGGGCTCTTGGAGGAGGGACAGAACAAGCTCGATTACGTCCTTGCGCTTACTGTGGAGAACTTTCTGGAGCGCCGCCTTCAGACGCTCGTCTTCAAGTCTGGGATGGCAAAGTCGATCCACCATGCTCGTGTCCTGATCAGGCAGCGCCACATCAG AGTTGGAAGGCAAGTTGTCAACATTCCTTCGTTCATGGTTAGAGTGGACTCCGCAAAGCACATTGATTTCTCATTAACTAGTCCATTTGGCGGCGGCCGCCCAGGAAGGGTTAAGAGAAAGAACCAGAAAGCTGCTGCAAAGAAAGCAGCCGGAGGAGATGGCGACGAGGATGATGAGGAATAA
- the LOC121980058 gene encoding uncharacterized mitochondrial protein AtMg00810-like, whose amino-acid sequence MMMKKSMLKGLSQLDIRTDTVCAGCQYGKAHQLPYQESRFKAKEPLELVHYDVFRPVKQPSIGGMWYMVTFIDDSLSQQRLESMADGCEERFSSLRIGSGNLYDPTNRLKQAPRAWYGKIAEFLTQSGYLVTSVYFSLFIKTNKGKLAIVLVYVDDLVITGDDKAEILQTKENLSVQFQMKELGQLKYFLGLEIDRTQSGIFLCQQKYSEDLLKKFGMLKCKPISTPMEQNVRMCAHEGKSLEDATMYQQLIGSLVYLTLTRPDISYAISVISQYMQNPNKPHLEAARRILRYVKNTIDYDLLYKRNEDCKLVGYCDADYAGDYDTRRSTTGYVFKLGSGTISWCSKRQPTVSLSTIEAEYRAAAMAAQESTWLIQLMNNLHQPVDYAIPVYCDN is encoded by the exons atgatgATGAAGAAGTCGATGCTTAAGGGGCTTTCTCAACTAGACATACGAACAGACACGGTATGTGCGGGATGCCAATATGGTAAAGCACATCAATTACCATATCAAGAGTCAAGGTTTAAAGCAAAGGAACCATTAGAGTTAGTCCACTATGATGTATTCAGACCTGTTAAGCAACCATCAATCGGTGGTATGTGGTacatggtgacattcattgatgaCTCCTTAAG CCAACAAAGACTAGAATCTATGGCAGATGGGTGTGAAGAACGCTTTTCTTCATTGAGAATTGGATCGGGAAATTTATATGATCCAACCAATAG ATtgaaacaagcacccagggcatggtatggtaAAATCGCTGAATTTCTAACTCAAAGTGGTTATTTAGTAACATCTGTATATTTCAGCTTATTTatcaaaacaaataaaggaaaattAGCTATCGTGCTAGTATATGTGGATGACCTAGTCATAACAGGCGATGACAAAGCAGAAATTCTTCAAACGAAGGAGAATTTATCAGTTCAATTTCAAATGAAAGAACTTGGGCAACTTAAGTATTTTCTTGGTTTAGAGATTGATCGCACACAAAGTGGAATATTTCTTTGTCAACAAAAATATTCCgaagacttgttgaaaaagttTGGAATGCTCAAATGCAAGCCGATCTCGACACCTATGGAACAAAATGTCAGAATGTGTGCACATGAAGGGAAAAGTTTAGAAGATGCAACTATGTATCAACAATTGATAGGCAGTCTCGTCTACTTAACCTTAACTCGACCTGATATTTCTTATGCAATCAGTGTAATAAGTCAGTatatgcaaaatccaaataagCCTCATTTGGAAGCAGCTCGACGAATACTAAGATATGTAAAGAACACAATTGATTATGACCTTTTGTACAAAAGAAATGAAGACTGCAAGTTAGTTGGCTACTGCGATGCTGACTATGCAGGAGATTATGACACAAGAAGATCAACAACTGGTTATGTATTCAAGCTTGGTTCTGGAACAATCTCGTGGTGTAGCAAGAGACAACCAACTGTATCATTGTCAACCATTGAAGCTGAGTATCGAGCAGCAGCAATGGCAGCTCAAGAGAGCACATGGTTAATACAACTAATGAATAATCTACATCAACCAGTAGACTATGCAATTCCAGTATATTGTGACAATTAA